Proteins encoded together in one Telopea speciosissima isolate NSW1024214 ecotype Mountain lineage chromosome 6, Tspe_v1, whole genome shotgun sequence window:
- the LOC122664079 gene encoding 60S ribosomal protein L7a-2-like, whose product MAPKRGGKAPVAAKKKPEKVANPLFEKRPKQFGIGGALPPKKDLHRFVKWPKVVRIQRQRRILKQRLKVPPAINQFTKTLDKNLATNLFKMLLKYRPEDKAAKKERLLMRAQAEAEGKTVESKKPIVVKYGLNHITYLIEQNKAQLVVIAHDVDPIELVIWLPALCRKMEIPYAIVKGKARLGAIVHKKTATALCLTSVKNEDKMEFSRIVEAIKANFNDKFDEHRKKWGGGIMGSKSLAKTRAKEKVLAKEAAQRMS is encoded by the exons ATG GCCCCCAAAAGAGGTGGAAAGGCCCCAGTGGCAGCCAAGAAGAAGCCT GAAAAGGTTGCTAATCCTTTGTTTGAGAAGCGACCAAAGCAGTTTGGTATTGGTGGTGCACTACCACCAAAAAAGGATTTGCATAGATTTGTCAAATGGCCAAAGGTTGTTCGCATTCAGAGACAAAGAAGGATTCTGAAGCAACGTTTGAAGGTTCCACCTGCAATAAACCAATTCACGAAAACACTTGACAAGAACCTTG CTACCAATCTGTTCAAGATGTTGCTCAAGTATAGACCAGAGGACAAGGCTGCTAAGAAGGAAAGACTTCTTATGAGGGCACAAGCTGAAGCCGAGGGGAAGACTGTAGAGTCAAAGAAGCCCATTGTTGTCAAATATGGACTTAATCACATTACTTACCTCATTGAACAG AACAAGGCTCAGTTGGTGGTTATTGCTCATGATGTGGATCCCATTGAGCTTGTCATTTGGCTGCCTGCTTTGTGCCGGAAAATGGAGATCCCATATGCAATTGTGAAGGGGAAGGCTCGTCTGGGAGCG ATTGTGCACAAAAAAACTGCCACAGCTTTGTGTTTGACATCAGTGAAAAATGAAGATAAGATGGAGTTCAGCAGGATCGTAGAGGCGATAAAG GCTAACTTCAATGACAAGTTTGATGAGCATCGCAAGAAGTGGGGTGGTGGAATTATGGGTTCCAAGTCTTTGGCCAAGACCAGAGCTAAGGAGAAAGTCTTGGCCAAGGAAGCGGCACAAAGGATGTCTTAG